The Aspergillus nidulans FGSC A4 chromosome VII nucleotide sequence ATAAGATCAACTTCACAGCTGTCATTAACACCAAATAGCATTGTTGGGCTGTTCTCTCCATCGCTGAAATAGCTAGAATCGGTCCAGTTGCTCTAATTTCAACCAATCTTCTTGTTACGGCGATTTTGATCATTACTCGCTCAGCTCATACCGTGGATAGACTGGCTCCATTTCCAGAGCAATTAGCAGCGGGTGTCGCCCGGCAGCATACAACTCTCCACCGATGCGCAGACAGTCGAGAATAGTAGCCTCTCTGCTTGTGCTAGCATGTGCAAGCTCCGGCGCATTCGCGCACAGGAAGTTCAATGTTCATGATGATCTACTAGCATACCCTCAGGTGAATCGCGTTTGCCGTCGAAACTCTGCCCGTGCTGACGATCCCTCTCGTAGTTCCGTATCAAATTCCCCGATGGCTTTATCCTCGAGTCTCAAGCACGCGCATTTCTAGAACAAGCTCCCTATAGCAGCCCAGACCTGAACGATATCTCTGAACAAACGCCGTTAAAGGACGAAAGTGAAGAATCGATACGCGACGGATCTAGTGGAGAGAAGGCCAAATTCTCGTATGAGGAGCTGTCTCTCGAAGGACAGCGATATCTTTGCCAAATCCCTGTTGTGGAAGATGGCGACAGCAATCGAACAAAAGTAGAAgtgaatgaggaggaggagcgaaaGGAGCTCGCGCGAGCAACAGACCGAGGTTTGGAGCTGCTGCGTGAGATGGAAGGCAAATGCCTCTACTATATCTCCGGATGGTGGTCTTATTCCTTTTGCTACATGAACCAGATTAAGCAGTTCCACGCGCTTCCGTCAGGAGGTGGTGTTCCCAACTACCCGCCAATGGAGGATCACACGACGCACTCGTTCATACTGGGGAGATttccgcaagaagaaggtcaggaTGAGGGAAAGGGTGCGAAGTCGGGGAAGTCTTCCACAGAATTGGCAGAATTGCAGACGAAAGGAGGCTCGCGCTACCTGGTTCAGCGACTTGAAAGCGGCGATCAGTGCGACCTCACAGGAAAGAATCGGAAGATTGAAGTCCAGTTCCACTGTAACCCGCAGTCGACAGACCGTATCGCCTGGATCAAAGAACTCTATACGTGCTCCTACTTGATGCTCATTTATACACCACGGCTATGCAACGATGTCGCGTTCCTTCCACCTCAGCAAGAGGAGGTCCATACCATCGAATGCCGTGAGATACTTACTCCGgaagaggtcaccggctggcAAGCTATGCATGAGTACCAGTTATCTCAACAGCTGGTAGAATCTGCGGAAGCACCTAAACATCAGGTCATTGGTGGTATCGAAGTTGGTGCCCAGCGGTTAGTTGGGACTGAGGGCAAGCGCATCGAGAAGGGCCGTGTGGCTTCCATAGGCGAGGAGAAAGTGGATGTGGTTGCGAAACGAGTGAACGGCGAGGTGCAACTGCTGTCGGcagaggagttgaagaaattCGACCTCGACGAGGCAAAAATTGAGGAGCtcaggaagaagctggaggaatgGGCCAAGGGTAAAGATTGGACTCTAGAGATTGTGACCGGCAACGGTGCATATCTTCGTGGAGTGGTCGATacagacgaagatgaagaggatgggTATGAAaacgaagagggagaaacGGACAAGAGAGAACAGAGGGAAAATACACAAGAAACCACAGGCCAGCCTGGCCAGCCTGGCCATCAGGAAGAGACCGAGTCAGGGCAGGCCGGGCACCCGATGGATGACAGAtcggaagatggagaggatcCAGATGTGGATGGAAGTGAAGAGATCTTCAAAGACGAACTGTAGATAGGTCATCATTTATATGAGCTGACAATTTTGAATGTGCGTTCAACCTGGACATCGTATACTGGAGACTGTAGACTCTAAGCTTGAGACGCACTCCATCGCAGGAGTACATCACAGGACTGATCGCAGGTCGGATCGCAGATCCTGGGCTCGTAAACGTGGTGTACAGATAGACTCCTGTCAAAACAGAAGAACGTGCACTCTGCACCCAGTCAAACTTAGAGAGTACGCATTAGAATAGATTGTCGAGGCGATTTCCTGGCACTCCGCGTCGTTGCGAAACCTGCAGCCTCGGGCGTCGAGTCTCGCTGTAGGAGGTACGGATTACTAGGTACACAGTGCGTGTAACTGTGGCTGTCGTGCTGATTTGCGCAAACCACCCCCCTCAGCCCCAACGATCGGCATTTCCCTCGTCTGTTCACAGAATTCCACGACCATTTGTCCCTTCTGACTTCCTCGTCCCTCCGCGGCCTCGTTTACAGTCTGTACCCCGGATTTGCACCGTTCCAGCCTGATCGATGAGTTGGGAGCTGCCAAGCCCAACCCACTCTGTCTCGCTCGCGGACTCTCCTCTCCGGCCATTACGACGACGAACCCCGACCGACCGTCTACTGACTTCTCGTCAACCGGTCTTCTTTCTCCCCCACACACGATCCCAATCGAAATTGCCTTGACGTCTTCTCCCTGACGCTGCAGTTGCAGCCGGACCGCTTCCCTACTGCGTCTGTCCACCCCCGGATAAGCACACGCAGGCCCAACATTCAGTTGACCGGCCACCATGGGTTTCATCGGTGTTTATACCGCCATCTACGACTACCAACCGCAAGCGCAAGGTGAATTAGAACTTCGTGAAGGCGATCTACTATATATTCTCGAGAAgagcgacgaggacgattGGTGGAAGGCCAAAAAGAAGGCGGACcgggaggacgaagatgagccTGAGGGTCTAGTACCAAATAACTACGTCGAGGAGGTAAGGACACCTTTTTTTTGGTGGAGTGCCATGTGTGAAGGGGCGTCACAATGGCGCCTGGTGCCTTACTTGAACTTCCCTGTGGCTGTTCCGCTCTCAGGGGCTTGCGATGACGTTCTCCCACAGCCACAGAATGAACAGGAACGAACTGAAACACTGATGGATTAACAGGCCACGCCGATTCACACCGCGAAAGCCCTCTACGATTATACACGTCAGACAGATGAGGAGGTATCTTTCTCGGAGGATGCGAACTTGGTGGTGTACGACACTTCGGATCCGGACTGGACCTTGGTTGGAGTCAATGGGGATTTTGGATTCGCTCCGTCAAATTACATCGATATCCTTGACGACTCTGTAGCTCATGCAGCTCCCGCCCAGACCTCTGCATCGCCGGAACCTCCTTCGGCGGCTGCAGCGTCCCCAGCGTCCCCAGCTCCCGCACCGGCACCTCCTAGCCTCCCGCAGCGTCCAGAGCCGGCTCCCGCGGAGGAGCCTAGCTCGCCCGTCTCGAGCTCTCCCAGTGATGCCGTGCAGAATCCCGCTGCAGCCGCCATCGCCAGTATACTTCACAAGCAGCACGCCTCGTCGGAATCACCCAGAGATGttccccctcccccacagccgcagccgcccTCAGAGCCGCAATACCGTGAGCCGTCACCTCCCCCACCTCAATTGCCGCGACGGCCCCCTTCGGAGCAGTTGACATCTCCCGTCCATCTCGAGTCACCAACATTCGCGCCCTCACCGGTTTCTCATCCTCGGCATGCTTCGATACGGGAGAACGATGGTGGTCCACGAGAATCACCTCCTTATAATCGGGTTGGACGGACAGCGCCGCGCTCCCCATCTGGATATCACATTTACAATATTAACGAGATGGTTGAGGTCATGGgtaaaagaaagaagatgccCACGACCCTAGGGATCAACATCGCCACCTGGAACTATCTTCATTTCACCGGAAGACGATGGGGATGTGCAGGAGTGGAGTGCCGAGAAGCTTACCCATTACTCCATTGAAGGAAAGCACGTTTTCATTGATCTCGTCCGTCCTAGCAAGAGTGTGGATTTCCATGCGGGAGCCAAAG carries:
- a CDS encoding protein yos9 (transcript_id=CADANIAT00008077); the protein is MRRQSRIVASLLVLACASSGAFAHRKFNVHDDLLAYPQFRIKFPDGFILESQARAFLEQAPYSSPDLNDISEQTPLKDESEESIRDGSSGEKAKFSYEELSLEGQRYLCQIPVVEDGDSNRTKVEVNEEEERKELARATDRGLELLREMEGKCLYYISGWWSYSFCYMNQIKQFHALPSGGGVPNYPPMEDHTTHSFILGRFPQEEGQDEGKGAKSGKSSTELAELQTKGGSRYLVQRLESGDQCDLTGKNRKIEVQFHCNPQSTDRIAWIKELYTCSYLMLIYTPRLCNDVAFLPPQQEEVHTIECREILTPEEVTGWQAMHEYQLSQQLVESAEAPKHQVIGGIEVGAQRLVGTEGKRIEKGRVASIGEEKVDVVAKRVNGEVQLLSAEELKKFDLDEAKIEELRKKLEEWAKGKDWTLEIVTGNGAYLRGVVDTDEDEEDGYENEEGETDKREQRENTQETTGQPGQPGHQEETESGQAGHPMDDRSEDGEDPDVDGSEEIFKDEL